The following DNA comes from Candidatus Woesearchaeota archaeon.
CCACCACCCCTCTCAAATAGAAGACTAATGAAATACGCAATTTAAGGCTTCCTATAAAGATTATATACCTATTTAGAATGAGTATCAAAGATGAGGAGAATCGCACGAGCATCACTTTGGTTGATTATTGCATATTCTTCAGAAGGCGTTAAAACATATGGTTTATCGCCTTGTCTCATAACCGTAGAATATCGCTTATTATCTCTCGAATCTTTCCAACACAAGACTGCTTTTCCTTCATAAAGAAAGATTGGTGAAGTTGCATCAGGCGCTTGCGCATCTTCAATCCCTTCGTTTGGCTCTAATTTGAGCCAATATGCAGAGCATGAACCATGACTTACTTCTGCTGTTAATCCTGTTGGTTGATAGTGACCGCCTCTGGAATATGCTTGCCAAAGTGAATCATCCCAATGTTGAATACGGCGGATTAGATCAAATTGAGAGCTGTCAATGTGCGTTGCTTCTTGTGTCCATAGTCGAAATTTATCTGTGAGTGTCATCATCAATAAGAAAGAATAGTTCATGGTTATTTAAAGATAGTTGAGAAGAGGTGAGTTGGGGAAGACGATTGTTGTTTGGTTCATAGTAATGTCATTTGCTTACTTTGATCTATTCCTTTATCCAATACTTTCAATTGCATGCAAATAATCATGCGCAATCGTTTTCTGATGCCAACAACAGAAACACTTCGTCCTATAGAAAGTCTTTCTGCTAAATGAAAAATCTCTTTATGCGCTTTGAGAGCAATGAATCGTATTTCATAATCTTCTTTCTTGACAGTTAATCGTATATTACCATTTTTCGTGACGCCTTTAGCACTAATTGTTCCTTTGAGTCTGATTCTGCTTTTGTACTCCTTGATCTTTCGTTCTTCATCGGCTAATTTTGTGACAAGGTTAATAAGTGTCCTATCCATATAATCATAATGAAAGTATTTGCGTATATAAAACTGATTTTATTCTTATCTGAATTTTCTGAAAAGATGATTTAATATATCTCCATCCACTATAAAATCAGATGCTATACACAAAGATAGAATCAAATTATGTTAAAGAGAAAGTTAGGAAGACATCATGGAAAAATAGAGACTATATTGATAACCTTATGCGTATAGAATACTTGGTAATGGAAGGTACTTTAGGTTGGTCTACAGGATATATTCGTCAACATCTTGAAGAAACATATCCTGCCGAATGGAAAGCAATTTGGTTGGAATTGAATCCAAGACTCTATATGGCTATCCTCAAGCGGAGAGAAGAAAAAGAAACAAGAAAGCCAACACCAAAAGAAGATACAGAGGAATATAGGGAATGGAAGAGTATTGGTGGGAAAGGATAAATTGCACTGGGGTTAAACCATAATTTTGTGAGAATATTCTCGTCTTAATGAGACGAGTCTCATAAAAGCATAATCTTTATAAGGAACAACGTGTTTCTTTCCACTATGGCAAATGTTTTGATTGCAACATTGTACGGACACGAACCAGTTATTGTAACAGCAACAAAAGTAAGTGCTGATAGGTTAATATTGCTCCCAAGTGATTCTTCTGATGATACACAACGAGAAGCGTTAAACATCATTCAAAAGAGTCTAGGTTCAGTTATGAATGTTAAAGTGCTGCAAACGAAAACCTATGACGTTGTCTCTGTTGCATCTGAAATTGTCAAGATTATTGATATGATAAATGAACGTGATAATATCTTTGTCGATGTGACTTCTGGAAGAAAAACACGAGCATTTGGTGTTCTTTTTGGATGCTATGCTCGAGCGTCCAGAGTTAAGAAAATCCTTTATGTTCGTAAAGAAGATAATAAGATAGTACAGCTTCCAAAAGTTTCTTACAATCTTCCAGACAAACAGAGAAGGGTTGTTGCATACTTGTCATATAATCCAAAACCAAATATTGTAGATTTGCTTAAGCGAATGAAGATTTCTCGAGCAATGCTTTATCGTTACATTTCAGATTTAAAAGATATGGAAATTATTGAAGAGAATAAAGGAGAATATCAATTAACAGACTATGGAAAAATAGTGGTGTTGTAACATGAAAGAAGTTTGTAATAATTTGTATGTTGGAACAGAAGCGTCATGTTTCCATAGTCCAAAAGAAGGTTGGGCTGTCATTCATGCTTGTAAATCACCTTGTCACCAGAAAAGGTTGAATTATACTGGAAGCTTATCTCCTTCTCATCCAAACTACTTAATTTTTGAGGAAGAAAATAATCTATACTTGAACATTGTCG
Coding sequences within:
- a CDS encoding CRISPR locus-related DNA-binding protein — its product is MANVLIATLYGHEPVIVTATKVSADRLILLPSDSSDDTQREALNIIQKSLGSVMNVKVLQTKTYDVVSVASEIVKIIDMINERDNIFVDVTSGRKTRAFGVLFGCYARASRVKKILYVRKEDNKIVQLPKVSYNLPDKQRRVVAYLSYNPKPNIVDLLKRMKISRAMLYRYISDLKDMEIIEENKGEYQLTDYGKIVVL